The following coding sequences lie in one Lolium perenne isolate Kyuss_39 chromosome 2, Kyuss_2.0, whole genome shotgun sequence genomic window:
- the LOC139835402 gene encoding uncharacterized protein: MNLLGLNCRGLGLDAAVGELRDLVRSYNPAVVFLSETKRKARAMEKLKWSLGFKHGVAVDCDGRSGGLALWWRDGIEVSVRPWCQYYIDAEIHFEGKNWRFTGIYGEPRTELRHRTWDVLRYLRSQDNLPWLCAGDFNEILLPEEQMGGNPRADVQMQSFRDCLADCELTDLGYKGYPFTWNNKRDGEANIQVRLDRGTAIALLS, translated from the coding sequence ATGAATCTGTTGGGCCTCAACTGCCGCGGACTGGGGTTGGACGCGGCGGTAGGCGAACTAAGGGATCTGGTGAGATCCTACAACCCGGCGGTGGTCTTCTTGTCTGAAACCAAAAGGAAGGCTAGGGCAATGGAGAAGTTAAAGTGGAGTTTGGGGTTTAAGCATGGTGTGGCAGTCGATTGTGATGGACGAAGTGGAGGGCTGGCTCTTTGGTGGCGTGATGGGATAGAGGTATCTGTCCGGCCCTGGTGCCAATATTACATTGATGCAGAAATCCACTTTGAAGGCAAGAATTGGAGGTTCACTGGCATCTACGGCGAACCTCGCACGGAACTGCGGCACAGAACTTGGGATGTGCTAAGGTACTTGCGCTCACAGGATAATCTGCCATGGCTGTGCGCAGGCGACTTCAATGAAATTTTGTTGCCGGAGGAACAGATGGGTGGCAACCCACGGGCTGATGTACAGATGCAAAGCTTTCGAGACTGTCTGGCTGATTGTGAGCTTACAGACCtgggctacaagggatacccgttCACATGGAATAACAAGAGGGATGGCGAGGCCAACATTCAAGTGAGACTTGACCGGGGAACGGCGATCGCGCTGCTTTCTTGA
- the LOC127328235 gene encoding F-box/LRR-repeat protein At2g42730-like — protein MAAPKTYPRPQPPCDARCRDRLSDLPDGVLGTILSFLPTKEAARAAALARRWRRTFAGVDTISFVQREAHSNDNYTFMGSAQERRSKNGDFIDEVNAALLCRRRCGSHGAPRVFRVNFGCFDCWDRPMLNRWLYSVLNRTAQELHLDLRLQHAATGEHYVGDPRDDGTDVNSDADFPADDDECRAYGHDAHQYKLPRRLFSCATIRTLCLDACSLQPPELLDLPLLETLFLSNIRNSGSSVQRCDNIQRLISSCPRLIDLTLERCGEEDKCFTTPAPDNSYTITVLDKQLHRFAIRCCHNLVRASIDASELREIDYRGAVPSESLLDLHGAHKKISSCSVGFCGKKVYKGEMPRFRKLLDQFTDTRHLHLDSTHLGSDIENKSFTGFPSFPNLVRLELTGYLQIGSIRAMIMILEQAPSIEVLTLFFKPIYQQRFETLWVQLHKLNDEILVPDVSIMCLRNRVKRINLVHYRGHVVQRKVAKLLFSNALVLEQACVVFPRGPQEVQLKLKNEIDGWVVNKSAKTIF, from the coding sequence ATGGCTGCTCCCAAGACCTACCCACGTCCGCAGCCGCCGTGCGATGCACGCTGCAGAGACCGCCTGAGCGACCTCCCGGACGGCGTCCTCGGCACCATCCTCTCCTTCCTCCCCACAAAAgaggccgcccgcgccgccgcgctCGCAAGGCGCTGGCGCCGCACGTTCGCCGGCGTCGACACCATCTCCTTCGTGCAGCGCGAGGCCCACAGCAACGACAACTACACCTTCATGGGGTCTGCCCAGGAGCGCCGGAGCAAGAACGGGGACTTCATCGACGAGGTCAACGCCGCGCTCctctgccgccgccgctgcggcAGCCACGGCGCGCCGCGCGTCTTCCGCGTGAACTTCGGCTGCTTCGACTGCTGGGACAGGCCCATGCTGAACCGGTGGCTCTACTCCGTGCTGAACCGCACAGCGCAGGAGCTCCACCTCGACCTGCGCCTCCAGCACGCCGCCACCGGTGAGCACTACGTTGGTGATCCCCGTGACGATGGCACCGACGTCAACAGCGACGCCGACTTCCCTGCGGATGATGACGAGTGCCGTGCGTACGGCCACGACGCCCATCAGTACAAGCTTCCGCGGAGGCTCTTCTCCTGTGCCACCATACGGACGCTCTGCCTCGACGCCTGCTCGCTCCAACCACCGGAGCTCCTCGACCTGCCTTTGCTCGAGACGTTGTTTCTAAGTAACATCAGGAACTCCGGCAGCAGTGTCCAGCGCTGTGACAACATCCAACGTCTCATCTCTAGTTGCCCGCGCCTCATCGATCTCACGCTTGAGAGGTGCGGCGAAGAAGACAAGTGTTTCACAACCCCTGCTCCCGACAATAGTTACACGATCACAGTCCTCGACAAGCAACTCCATAGATTCGCGATACGGTGCTGCCACAACCTTGTCAGAGCGAGCATCGACGCTTCGGAGCTGAGGGAGATCGATTACAGAGGTGCCGTCCCCTCGGAGTCGCTCCTCGACCTGCACGGCGCCCACAAGAAGATCTCTTCATGCTCCGTCGGTTTCTGCGGCAAGAAGGTTTACAAGGGGGAAATGCCCCGGTTCAGAAAGCTCCTCGACCAGTTTACCGACACGAGACATCTGCATCTAGATTCCACTCATCTCGGATCAGACATCGAGAATAAATCCTTCACGGGATTCCCCTCTTTCCCAAACCTCGTGCGGCTTGAGCTGACTGGATACCTTCAAATAGGCAGCATTAGGGCAATGATTATGATACTCGAGCAGGCTCCGAGCATTGAGGTTTTGACGTTGTTTTTCAAGCCAATATACCAGCAGAGATTTGAAACCCTCTGGGTGCAGTTGCACAAGCTCAACGATGAGATCCTGGTTCCGGATGTTTCGATCATGTGCTTGCGGAATCGAGTGAAGCGCATCAATCTTGTGCACTACCGGGGCCATGTGGTACAGAGGAAGGTCGCCAAGCTGCTATTTTCCAATGCACTGGTTCTTGAACAAGCCTGTGTTGTATTTCCAAGAGGCCCGCAAGAGGTGCAATTGAAACTGAAGAATGAAATTGACGGATGGGTGGTGAACAAATCAGCAAAGACGATTTTCTAG